Proteins encoded by one window of Polyangiaceae bacterium:
- a CDS encoding (2Fe-2S)-binding protein gives MNDEQIRQCVRDGCGSARAVSRNCKAGSGCGGCMPLVKLVVKDELQRSEVEEGGVDLLMPLAQPA, from the coding sequence GTGAATGATGAACAGATCCGCCAGTGCGTCCGCGATGGATGCGGGAGCGCCCGGGCGGTCTCTCGAAACTGCAAGGCCGGCTCGGGTTGCGGCGGCTGCATGCCGCTGGTGAAGCTCGTCGTGAAGGACGAGCTCCAGCGCAGCGAAGTCGAAGAGGGCGGCGTCGACTTGCTGATGCCCCTAGCTCAGCCAGCGTGA
- the bfr gene encoding bacterioferritin, producing the protein MKGDSEIIDALNEVLTSELTAINQYFIHFRMCEDWGYQKLAEKKRSESIEEMKHADKVIARILFLDGVPNMQRYFPVKVGEEPIEMHKVDVELEYEAVKRLNKAISLCRDKHDNGTRELLEGILLEEEEGIDWLEAQLHQVEEIGRERYLAEQIYG; encoded by the coding sequence ATGAAGGGCGACTCAGAAATCATCGACGCGTTGAACGAGGTACTCACTTCGGAACTCACGGCGATCAACCAGTACTTCATCCACTTTCGCATGTGCGAGGACTGGGGCTACCAGAAGCTCGCGGAGAAGAAGCGCTCCGAGTCCATCGAAGAGATGAAGCACGCGGACAAGGTGATCGCGCGCATTCTGTTCCTCGACGGCGTACCCAACATGCAACGCTACTTCCCCGTGAAGGTGGGCGAAGAGCCGATCGAGATGCACAAGGTCGACGTGGAGCTCGAGTACGAAGCGGTGAAGCGCCTGAACAAGGCGATCTCGCTCTGCCGCGACAAGCACGACAACGGGACCCGTGAGCTCCTCGAAGGCATCCTGCTCGAGGAGGAAGAGGGCATCGATTGGCTCGAGGCTCAGCTCCACCAGGTCGAGGAGATTGGCCGCGAGCGTTACCTCGCGGAACAGATCTACGGCTAG
- a CDS encoding tetratricopeptide repeat protein — protein sequence MKRLTSGTIAEKAAPRGAALLLLVSLCTCCLPGCDEQQPAAVASASAPTAPVSASAMVPAAASFDPLRPYTSKPTPGDIAVGNLSSQIDGRERLLSKRDVLQIREALVGAYLSRTQYIGSYSDFDQAEEQVKLAMQKHGKEPAALLLKASVDSALHRFDEALKTLDAAEKAGAKADKLKKQRETIWMARGEYLDEIVAERKAIAEKYPSYQSLSALAVAQMTAGDFEAADKSFIEAVRKYRDVSPFPVAWVSFQRGVMWAEHAGKPEKALPLYREAVTLLPQYVVANVHLAELEQEAGNKDEAKKLLLSVLKPDGDPEPASVLAELLKDSAPDEAAKYTAQAKQGYESLLKRYPLAFADHACEFYLGPGEDPKRAQSLAEQNLKNRATERAFSLAIEASLANKDTKRACELAKDPRLASPKNPEIAKLRDTAKQGCK from the coding sequence GTGAAGCGCCTGACGTCAGGCACCATCGCAGAGAAAGCCGCCCCGCGAGGGGCGGCTTTGCTGCTCTTGGTGTCGCTCTGTACCTGTTGCTTACCCGGCTGTGATGAACAGCAGCCAGCTGCCGTGGCTTCGGCATCTGCCCCGACGGCCCCTGTCTCTGCCAGTGCCATGGTGCCTGCGGCCGCATCCTTCGATCCGCTGCGTCCATACACCAGCAAGCCCACGCCGGGAGACATTGCCGTGGGGAACTTGAGCTCCCAGATTGACGGCCGAGAGAGGCTGCTGAGCAAGCGGGACGTGTTGCAGATTCGCGAGGCGCTCGTTGGCGCTTACCTTTCGCGCACACAGTACATCGGGAGCTACTCCGACTTCGACCAGGCTGAAGAGCAGGTCAAGCTCGCGATGCAGAAGCATGGCAAGGAGCCGGCAGCGCTGCTCCTGAAGGCCAGCGTCGACAGTGCCCTGCATCGCTTTGACGAAGCGCTGAAGACCCTCGACGCCGCGGAGAAGGCGGGCGCGAAAGCCGACAAGCTCAAGAAGCAGCGGGAGACCATCTGGATGGCGCGAGGCGAGTACCTCGATGAAATCGTCGCCGAACGAAAGGCCATCGCGGAGAAGTACCCGAGCTACCAGTCGCTGTCCGCCCTCGCCGTCGCGCAGATGACGGCGGGCGACTTCGAGGCAGCGGACAAGTCCTTCATTGAAGCCGTGCGGAAATATCGGGACGTCTCGCCGTTCCCCGTCGCGTGGGTGAGCTTTCAGCGCGGCGTGATGTGGGCAGAGCACGCAGGAAAGCCGGAGAAGGCGCTCCCGCTATATCGCGAGGCGGTCACTCTGCTGCCTCAGTACGTCGTCGCAAACGTCCACCTCGCGGAGCTCGAGCAAGAAGCGGGCAACAAGGACGAAGCAAAGAAGCTGCTGCTCAGCGTGCTCAAGCCCGATGGCGACCCCGAGCCGGCTTCAGTGCTTGCAGAGCTCTTGAAAGACTCAGCCCCGGACGAGGCTGCGAAGTACACCGCTCAGGCAAAGCAGGGCTATGAGTCGCTGCTCAAGCGCTACCCCCTCGCGTTCGCCGACCACGCCTGCGAGTTCTATCTCGGGCCTGGAGAAGATCCGAAGCGCGCCCAGAGCCTGGCGGAGCAGAACCTGAAGAACCGCGCAACGGAGCGCGCCTTCTCCTTGGCCATCGAAGCGAGCCTGGCGAACAAGGACACCAAGCGCGCCTGCGAGCTCGCCAAGGACCCACGCTTGGCGAGCCCCAAGAACCCGGAGATTGCCAAGCTGCGGGACACCGCAAAGCAAGGCTGCAAGTAG
- a CDS encoding DUF4331 family protein: protein MKILNIAGLVMLASSLALVGCGDDDDGGGGGKAGTSGSAGTAGSGGSAAGGSGGTGNAGSGGTAGTGNAGTGGTGGSAGSAGTAGTGGTGGGFPAAPTLGAQIDRMGRPAVSTALIQPLGDNPAKDAAKDDFNSKTPADAASFVPEIKASLGYYDALDTMCGNQAFFVASGGSYDALAGVLAADFLRVNSSKGSCNVYLAVESGTFPDECGGRTLTMDVIDSSYTALSGATPGVVTDGIAVDADGNQTATFPFLAPSAN from the coding sequence ATGAAGATTCTAAATATTGCGGGTCTTGTGATGTTGGCCTCCAGTCTCGCCCTCGTGGGCTGTGGGGACGATGACGACGGCGGCGGTGGCGGCAAGGCCGGTACCAGTGGTTCCGCAGGGACCGCTGGCAGCGGCGGCAGCGCCGCTGGCGGTAGCGGCGGCACCGGTAATGCTGGTTCCGGCGGTACAGCTGGAACGGGCAACGCTGGTACGGGGGGCACTGGCGGAAGCGCTGGCTCAGCGGGTACTGCGGGTACCGGTGGCACCGGGGGCGGCTTCCCCGCGGCACCGACCCTTGGAGCGCAGATCGACCGCATGGGGCGTCCAGCTGTGAGCACGGCACTGATCCAACCGCTGGGGGACAACCCGGCGAAGGATGCGGCGAAGGACGACTTCAACTCGAAGACGCCTGCTGACGCAGCCAGCTTTGTGCCTGAGATCAAAGCCTCGCTGGGGTACTACGACGCCCTCGACACGATGTGCGGCAACCAAGCCTTCTTCGTTGCGTCGGGCGGATCGTACGACGCCCTAGCGGGTGTGTTGGCGGCTGACTTCCTGCGCGTCAACAGCTCGAAGGGCAGTTGCAACGTCTACCTCGCCGTTGAGTCGGGCACGTTCCCGGACGAGTGCGGCGGTCGCACCCTAACCATGGATGTCATCGACAGCAGCTATACGGCGCTCTCGGGGGCCACCCCAGGTGTGGTGACCGACGGTATCGCAGTCGACGCGGACGGAAACCAGACGGCGACCTTCCCGTTCCTAGCTCCTTCAGCTAACTAA
- a CDS encoding outer membrane protein transport protein — protein MNARQLLALGLGVSVLCGTARAEAAGLYFSDRGVRPMGRAGAFIAGADDAGAIWYNPAGLADTPTSFLADFTWLRLTSEYKRQLLIRDASDTLQRVDSATVEGSTPVLPLPTLIGNYHLKEPNLSIAAGFYAPYVALAGYPETVNGQPSPARYTLGSFNASTVVLMGGWVGWAPTEWLRIGGGVQALMGTVRSTIAFSVSLEDRLLGAPEQPEYDALSQFEIGPFIAPSGNAGLILIPHESVRVGLSAHTPTVIDSDAKIRVRLPSSVIFDEASVDGEDAHVKVKLAGIVRAGIEVRPVEPLRIEAAFVREVWSAHDKIEATPKNMAIINLPGGPQRITLPSIDIPRNFQDSDSYRLGAEYQLPIDDYKLVTRAGVAYETSAVPDPYLSLSSLDFDKVLVTVGGSLYVGDHWRFDALYAHAFTRQVYVDPATAKVGRINPVKGNAPFEPVNGGTYSASADLIGFGLQYSFDAPEKPSKAEQPRLRRKPESDPKAAPLTPTNEEKADDVEELDDESFRGVKPADVDLDESNGKPKGKQPSGKQPETKKPSSKKPLDPKYRGVKPEDVDLD, from the coding sequence ATGAATGCGCGTCAACTCTTAGCGCTCGGTTTGGGGGTGAGTGTGCTGTGTGGCACCGCCCGGGCTGAAGCCGCAGGTCTCTACTTCTCCGATCGCGGCGTGCGCCCGATGGGGCGCGCCGGCGCGTTCATCGCAGGCGCCGACGATGCAGGTGCCATCTGGTACAACCCAGCAGGCCTCGCAGATACCCCCACAAGTTTCCTTGCGGATTTTACCTGGCTAAGGCTCACCAGTGAGTACAAACGTCAGCTCTTGATCCGCGACGCCAGCGACACCCTGCAGCGCGTGGACTCCGCCACGGTTGAAGGCTCGACGCCGGTGCTACCGCTGCCGACCTTGATCGGCAACTACCACCTCAAGGAGCCGAATCTCTCCATCGCAGCCGGCTTCTACGCGCCATACGTTGCCCTCGCCGGCTACCCAGAGACGGTCAACGGACAGCCGTCCCCCGCCCGTTACACCCTGGGTTCGTTCAACGCCTCCACCGTGGTGTTGATGGGTGGCTGGGTTGGCTGGGCACCCACAGAGTGGCTACGCATCGGCGGCGGAGTTCAAGCACTGATGGGCACGGTGCGTTCCACCATTGCGTTCAGCGTCAGCCTGGAAGATCGTCTGCTCGGCGCTCCGGAGCAACCCGAGTACGATGCGCTGAGCCAGTTCGAGATCGGGCCGTTCATCGCCCCAAGCGGTAACGCGGGCTTGATCTTGATTCCCCACGAAAGCGTGCGAGTGGGGCTCAGCGCGCACACTCCGACGGTGATCGACTCCGACGCGAAGATCCGCGTGAGGCTGCCCTCCAGCGTGATCTTCGACGAGGCGAGCGTCGACGGAGAAGACGCTCACGTAAAGGTGAAGCTCGCCGGCATCGTACGCGCAGGCATCGAAGTGCGCCCCGTCGAGCCGCTGCGCATCGAGGCCGCTTTCGTGCGCGAAGTGTGGTCAGCCCACGACAAGATCGAGGCGACACCCAAGAACATGGCCATCATCAACCTGCCTGGTGGCCCCCAGCGCATCACGCTGCCCAGCATCGACATCCCACGCAACTTTCAGGACTCCGACAGCTACCGTTTGGGCGCGGAGTATCAGCTGCCGATCGATGACTACAAGTTGGTCACCCGGGCAGGCGTCGCCTACGAGACCAGCGCCGTGCCGGACCCTTACTTGTCCCTGTCTTCCCTGGACTTCGACAAGGTGCTCGTGACCGTGGGAGGGAGCCTCTATGTCGGCGACCACTGGCGCTTCGATGCGCTCTACGCCCACGCCTTCACCCGTCAGGTGTACGTGGATCCAGCCACCGCGAAGGTGGGACGTATCAACCCCGTGAAGGGCAACGCACCCTTCGAACCGGTGAACGGCGGAACCTACTCCGCGAGCGCAGACCTGATCGGCTTTGGCTTGCAGTACTCGTTCGACGCGCCGGAAAAGCCGAGCAAAGCGGAGCAGCCGAGATTGCGCCGAAAGCCTGAATCCGATCCGAAGGCGGCGCCCCTCACCCCCACGAACGAAGAAAAGGCCGACGACGTCGAAGAGCTCGACGACGAGTCTTTCCGCGGGGTAAAGCCTGCTGACGTGGACTTGGATGAGTCTAATGGCAAACCCAAGGGCAAGCAGCCGAGCGGGAAGCAGCCCGAAACGAAAAAGCCCAGCAGCAAGAAGCCGCTGGACCCGAAGTACCGCGGGGTAAAACCCGAGGACGTAGACCTGGATTGA
- a CDS encoding RNA polymerase sigma factor, with the protein MKTAELSLDEASALNVDASIRPVAASVGATCLDELLPLLYKQVRSLAGPRNNLDDLVQAAAERALKALPNFEGRSAFSTWTYSIAYRTVQDHDRWYRRWTRRFAYEDPESGVEPECPKEGTETRVLQARRAKRLYHHLEALPAHKRAVIVLHDLEELSVREIAEITDSGEATVRSRLRDGRKKLGELLAGDPLFNPDTEEQP; encoded by the coding sequence GTGAAAACAGCAGAGCTCAGCCTGGATGAAGCCTCGGCGCTCAACGTCGACGCGAGCATCCGCCCGGTAGCGGCGTCGGTAGGCGCCACGTGCCTGGATGAGCTATTGCCCCTGCTCTACAAGCAGGTGCGCTCGTTGGCAGGGCCGCGGAACAACCTGGACGACTTGGTCCAAGCTGCCGCGGAGCGAGCGCTCAAGGCGCTGCCCAACTTCGAGGGGCGCTCCGCCTTTTCGACGTGGACCTACTCCATCGCGTACCGCACGGTGCAGGACCACGATCGCTGGTACCGACGCTGGACGCGGCGCTTTGCCTATGAAGATCCAGAGTCCGGCGTCGAGCCAGAGTGCCCCAAAGAGGGCACTGAAACGCGAGTCCTCCAGGCGCGGCGTGCCAAGCGCCTCTACCACCACTTGGAAGCGTTGCCTGCACACAAGCGTGCGGTCATCGTGCTCCACGACTTAGAAGAGCTCAGCGTGCGCGAAATCGCAGAGATCACCGACTCGGGCGAGGCAACCGTGCGCTCCCGCCTGCGAGATGGGCGGAAGAAGCTCGGAGAGCTCCTGGCGGGCGATCCGCTCTTCAACCCGGACACGGAGGAGCAGCCATGA
- a CDS encoding cellulase family glycosylhydrolase — protein MKWSFPVSACALALACVGCGSDDQSTSPPKSTAPCGEAATPGVPFGVQCGQLVDEQGRVAFLRGINARIDGVFDVRFDDGRVALEEVPAFTAEDAQQLRDFGFDSLRLPINWSAIEPTETGGFNESYLDEVDRVVKLCADAGVMVLLDLHQDAYSKEIGEDGAPLWAIDPAPEMLLQGPLEDLADRRVSGQVVAAFETFFGDSASGANLRERFSLMAAHVAKRFAASPNVMGLEIFNEPQASDEGIARLNQIAHLRIREAAPNKLYVYEPPVFRNLTDQATLAEGPLGEMVGYAPHVYTYSFTATDEQKASLDKEKLRRSNANARKEADALKAPLIITEWGIDPLGVKGDEYLTWQSELQEEYMATSFFWLWKEQSQGRWGCFDHDDATGTFSPRANVKKSLARVRPSRVAGWPKRFAFDRTTGTFELDFQGDPSIKGPHLIAIAPLLGAPLSVTCDAKSVTAEEVETGEFSVACGNDSEQHQIRVEVTPLP, from the coding sequence GTGAAGTGGAGCTTCCCAGTTTCAGCTTGTGCCCTTGCCCTTGCCTGCGTGGGCTGTGGCAGCGACGACCAGAGCACCTCTCCCCCAAAATCTACGGCGCCGTGTGGTGAGGCGGCCACCCCAGGTGTTCCGTTTGGGGTGCAGTGTGGGCAGCTGGTGGACGAGCAGGGGCGTGTCGCGTTTCTTCGCGGAATCAATGCGCGAATCGATGGCGTGTTCGATGTCCGCTTCGACGACGGGCGCGTCGCGTTGGAAGAGGTGCCCGCCTTCACCGCGGAGGACGCTCAGCAGCTGCGCGACTTTGGCTTTGATTCGCTGCGACTGCCGATCAACTGGAGCGCGATCGAACCCACGGAGACGGGCGGCTTCAATGAGAGCTACCTCGACGAAGTCGATCGCGTGGTGAAGCTGTGCGCTGATGCCGGTGTCATGGTCTTGCTCGACCTGCACCAGGACGCCTACTCGAAGGAAATTGGCGAGGACGGCGCGCCACTCTGGGCCATCGACCCCGCCCCCGAAATGCTCCTTCAAGGCCCACTCGAAGACCTGGCGGATCGCCGCGTGAGCGGCCAAGTCGTCGCGGCGTTCGAGACCTTTTTCGGGGACTCGGCGAGTGGCGCGAACCTGCGTGAGCGCTTCAGCTTGATGGCGGCTCATGTCGCCAAGCGCTTCGCCGCGAGCCCGAACGTGATGGGGCTCGAAATCTTCAATGAGCCTCAGGCTTCAGACGAAGGCATCGCCAGGCTGAACCAGATCGCCCACCTGCGTATCCGCGAGGCAGCGCCCAACAAGCTCTATGTGTACGAGCCTCCAGTCTTCCGCAACTTGACTGATCAAGCGACCCTAGCCGAGGGGCCTTTGGGAGAAATGGTGGGCTACGCGCCCCACGTCTACACCTACTCCTTCACTGCAACCGACGAGCAGAAAGCCAGCCTGGACAAGGAGAAGCTGCGCCGTTCGAACGCGAACGCGCGCAAGGAAGCCGACGCACTCAAGGCGCCGCTGATCATCACCGAGTGGGGCATCGACCCCCTTGGGGTGAAAGGTGACGAGTACCTGACCTGGCAGAGCGAGCTGCAGGAAGAGTACATGGCGACGTCGTTCTTCTGGCTGTGGAAGGAACAGAGCCAAGGGCGTTGGGGATGCTTCGATCACGACGACGCAACTGGCACCTTTAGTCCTCGCGCCAACGTAAAGAAGTCCCTTGCTCGAGTCCGACCGAGCCGGGTCGCCGGTTGGCCAAAGCGCTTCGCCTTTGATCGCACGACGGGCACTTTCGAGCTGGATTTCCAGGGAGATCCAAGCATCAAGGGACCTCACTTAATCGCGATTGCGCCGCTCCTTGGCGCCCCGCTGAGCGTGACTTGCGATGCGAAATCGGTCACCGCGGAAGAAGTCGAAACCGGCGAGTTCTCCGTGGCGTGCGGTAACGACTCCGAGCAACATCAAATCCGCGTGGAAGTGACCCCTCTGCCCTGA
- a CDS encoding DUF362 domain-containing protein, with protein MTRSKVAIVRTRPETVLEDYHRLMNLADYQQTVAKDADTALKVNISWHFFFPGSSTTPWQLEGVIRAMKQDGYDPNLIHACHNRTVVIDAHLGERENKQLDVVQAHGLRNVHLYEGEEWIDVRDAVGDLTKKFLCLNEVYPKGFSIPKRFIGENILHLPTIKTHIFTTTTGAMKNAFGGLLNEHRHWTHPVIHETLVDLLMIQKKIHRGVFAVMDGTFAGDGPGPRCMIPHVKNVLLASSDQVAIDAVAGKLMGFDPLKDLKFVRLAHDLGLGCGDTRDIEFVGDVDALDEKWNFQGPFKEMTFASRNQHRIYWGPLKKPVEWSLKTWLAPWAYVASVAYHDMFWYPVYGFKRVREALESDWGRLFANWNDVQPDADGRGYPDVGTKTTELSRTGIKHLLEGTRLLGMAVAESPEIQARQRAKARSDARA; from the coding sequence ATGACCCGAAGCAAAGTCGCCATCGTCCGCACTCGTCCCGAGACCGTGCTCGAGGACTACCACCGCTTGATGAACCTGGCGGACTACCAGCAAACGGTGGCCAAGGACGCTGACACCGCGCTCAAGGTGAACATCTCCTGGCACTTCTTCTTCCCCGGCTCGTCCACCACGCCGTGGCAGCTCGAAGGCGTGATCCGCGCGATGAAGCAGGACGGCTACGACCCGAACCTGATTCACGCCTGCCACAACCGCACTGTGGTGATCGACGCCCACCTCGGCGAGCGTGAGAACAAGCAGCTCGACGTGGTCCAGGCGCACGGCCTGCGCAACGTTCACCTGTATGAGGGTGAAGAGTGGATCGACGTTCGTGACGCCGTGGGCGACCTCACGAAGAAGTTCCTCTGCCTGAACGAGGTCTACCCGAAGGGCTTCTCGATCCCGAAGCGCTTCATCGGTGAGAACATCCTCCACCTGCCGACGATCAAGACGCACATCTTCACCACCACGACCGGCGCGATGAAGAACGCGTTCGGTGGCTTGCTGAACGAGCACCGTCACTGGACCCACCCGGTGATCCACGAGACCCTCGTCGATCTCCTGATGATCCAGAAGAAGATCCATCGTGGCGTGTTCGCCGTGATGGACGGCACCTTCGCGGGGGACGGCCCTGGCCCGCGCTGCATGATCCCCCACGTCAAGAACGTGCTGCTCGCCTCGTCGGATCAGGTCGCCATCGACGCCGTCGCCGGCAAGCTGATGGGCTTCGATCCGCTCAAGGATCTCAAGTTCGTGCGCCTGGCCCACGACCTCGGTCTCGGCTGCGGCGACACCCGGGACATCGAGTTCGTCGGTGATGTCGACGCGCTGGACGAGAAGTGGAACTTCCAGGGTCCCTTCAAGGAGATGACCTTTGCCTCGCGGAACCAGCACCGCATCTACTGGGGTCCGCTGAAGAAGCCCGTCGAGTGGTCGCTCAAGACGTGGCTCGCGCCCTGGGCGTACGTCGCCTCCGTCGCCTACCACGACATGTTCTGGTACCCTGTTTACGGCTTCAAGCGCGTGCGCGAGGCCCTGGAGAGCGACTGGGGTCGCCTGTTCGCGAACTGGAACGACGTGCAGCCGGACGCCGACGGGCGCGGTTACCCGGACGTGGGAACCAAGACGACTGAGCTCAGCCGCACGGGCATCAAGCACCTGCTCGAGGGCACTCGCCTCCTGGGCATGGCGGTGGCTGAGTCCCCAGAGATCCAGGCACGCCAGCGGGCAAAAGCGCGCAGCGATGCGCGCGCATAA
- a CDS encoding amidase, with product MTDPRLASASELAARIRSRTLTSREAVELHIEQIERTNPQTNAVVKKRYEAARQEAETADLKVQSGEELPPFHGVPCTIKECFAFTGMPQSSGLVARRDVIAEADATAVSRIRAAGAIPLGVTNTSELCMWMESVNNVYGRTNNPYDVGRIVGGSSGGEGAVIASGASPFGLGSDVGGSIRGPAFFNGIFGHKPTGGLVPNTGQYPNAHGAMRRYLCTGPMCRRAEDLMPLLRLMAGPDDEHPEWVSRDSLGDPAAVEFTGRTLFSIEDSGNLPVSDELRRAQARAADHLKSLGMQLREIKLPALRKQFDIWSAMMGVATEVPFGTLLGDGEPINPLLEMLKWTLGRSKHTWMATALALTDPLPRKLPGLAERMIELGLQLRQEVESLLGDDGLLLYPSYSVTAPPHKLPARWATRLHMPWSYMAIINVLELPATQVPLGLDSQGLPLGVQVIGAPLKDHQTIAAALELEQRFGGWHPPHLARLAS from the coding sequence ATGACCGACCCCCGCCTCGCGTCCGCATCGGAGCTTGCCGCACGTATCCGCTCTCGCACCCTGACTTCGAGGGAAGCTGTCGAGCTTCATATCGAGCAGATCGAACGCACCAACCCGCAGACCAACGCGGTCGTGAAGAAGCGCTACGAAGCCGCGCGCCAAGAAGCGGAGACGGCGGATCTCAAGGTGCAAAGCGGCGAGGAGTTGCCGCCGTTTCACGGCGTGCCGTGCACCATTAAAGAGTGCTTTGCTTTCACGGGCATGCCTCAGAGCTCCGGCCTGGTCGCGCGGCGCGACGTGATCGCGGAGGCTGACGCGACCGCTGTTTCACGTATCCGCGCGGCAGGGGCGATACCCCTCGGCGTGACCAACACCAGCGAGCTCTGCATGTGGATGGAGTCGGTGAACAACGTCTACGGTCGCACCAACAATCCCTACGACGTCGGCCGCATCGTCGGCGGGAGTTCAGGGGGTGAGGGAGCGGTGATCGCCTCCGGCGCTTCGCCGTTTGGTCTCGGCTCTGACGTGGGCGGCTCGATCCGCGGACCGGCATTCTTCAACGGTATCTTCGGTCACAAGCCGACCGGCGGGCTGGTGCCCAACACCGGACAGTACCCCAACGCCCACGGCGCCATGCGCCGCTACTTGTGCACGGGTCCCATGTGCCGACGAGCGGAGGATCTGATGCCGCTGTTGCGCTTGATGGCCGGCCCAGACGACGAGCACCCCGAGTGGGTATCTCGGGACAGCCTGGGAGATCCAGCGGCTGTGGAGTTCACCGGGCGCACGCTCTTCTCCATCGAAGATAGCGGGAATTTGCCTGTCTCTGACGAACTTCGCCGCGCACAGGCGCGTGCAGCGGATCACCTGAAGAGCCTCGGCATGCAGCTCCGGGAGATCAAGCTCCCTGCCCTACGGAAACAATTCGACATCTGGTCTGCGATGATGGGCGTCGCCACTGAGGTGCCGTTTGGTACCCTGCTCGGGGACGGCGAACCGATCAATCCACTCCTGGAGATGCTGAAGTGGACGCTGGGGCGCTCGAAGCACACCTGGATGGCCACAGCCTTGGCGCTAACGGACCCGCTGCCTCGCAAGCTGCCGGGGCTGGCAGAACGGATGATCGAGCTTGGGCTGCAACTCCGACAAGAGGTCGAGTCACTGCTCGGCGACGATGGACTCTTGCTGTATCCCTCGTATTCGGTGACGGCGCCGCCCCACAAGCTGCCAGCGCGATGGGCGACGCGGCTGCACATGCCGTGGTCGTACATGGCAATCATCAACGTCCTCGAACTCCCAGCGACCCAAGTCCCGCTCGGCTTGGACAGCCAAGGTCTACCGCTCGGCGTGCAGGTGATTGGCGCACCGCTGAAGGACCACCAAACCATCGCTGCAGCGTTGGAACTCGAGCAGCGCTTCGGCGGCTGGCATCCGCCGCACCTGGCACGGCTAGCGTCCTGA
- a CDS encoding DUF4331 family protein translates to MKRPLLMTGLVAVLATATSGAWAADHTDSPAAVADPAADITDLYTWMESDASKINLVMNVVPGATNTSSFSTSVIYTFHLTNPQTSDPSVLTSYMVMCQFTSNSSIQCWLEGPNGTIDYVSGDPTPSAGLDSTNGDMKVFAGLRNDPFFFNLDGFSDAIGTVKTAAPTLPMSSVAGCPQVDATTSDALVGMLGGTVNGTMPAADKFLGGDVMSIVVQLNKTPVTAAGDELRVWASTNQVGN, encoded by the coding sequence ATGAAGCGACCCTTACTAATGACTGGCTTGGTTGCGGTGCTCGCAACCGCCACCAGCGGCGCCTGGGCAGCGGATCACACCGATTCGCCTGCTGCAGTGGCAGATCCGGCTGCGGACATCACGGACCTCTACACCTGGATGGAGTCCGACGCGTCCAAGATCAACTTGGTGATGAACGTGGTGCCTGGGGCCACCAACACCTCCTCGTTCAGCACGTCCGTCATCTACACCTTTCATCTCACAAACCCGCAAACCTCGGATCCGAGCGTCCTCACGAGCTACATGGTGATGTGTCAGTTCACGAGCAACTCGAGCATCCAGTGCTGGCTCGAGGGGCCGAACGGCACCATCGATTACGTGTCGGGTGACCCAACGCCTAGCGCTGGCCTCGACTCGACCAACGGGGACATGAAGGTCTTCGCGGGACTCCGCAACGATCCGTTCTTCTTCAACCTGGACGGTTTCAGCGACGCTATTGGAACGGTCAAGACCGCTGCACCAACCTTGCCGATGAGTTCGGTGGCTGGCTGCCCGCAGGTCGACGCGACCACTTCGGACGCACTGGTCGGGATGCTCGGAGGAACCGTGAACGGCACGATGCCGGCGGCGGACAAATTCCTCGGCGGCGACGTGATGTCGATCGTCGTCCAACTCAACAAGACCCCCGTCACCGCGGCTGGTGACGAGCTGCGGGTTTGGGCATCCACGAACCAGGTCGGAAACTGA